The following coding sequences lie in one Vespula pensylvanica isolate Volc-1 chromosome 7, ASM1446617v1, whole genome shotgun sequence genomic window:
- the LOC122630783 gene encoding glycogen debranching enzyme codes for MDSMLAIKHFFGNAVQMLIRKFKSFLQRLCKCRYLRFLLSCAIDKNMTERGPSAESQDSQQVRVLTLNKGEHLDGILYRLKKGWKVEFKLGASLLGKTLDVFTNHPLSNDQKFERHTYYQLPWINDSANLLLTLPGSFHYYVMESGTESRIKAIASGYLMVDPELKVGERGELLPLDCIQCQTVLAKSLGPFSTWENKLLVAHNSGYNVIHFTPIQELGLSKSSYSLSDQLKLNPLFNDGDTVITFDDIDEFINKIRNEWKMLSICDVVLNHTANESSFLVSHPECTYNCINSPHLRPAYILDSALFELTIQVASGEWEFKGIPTVVETEDHLNSIRHALHAYFLPLVKIHELYILDINETIAEFLNLARTQIPQDINELPIEDIKIIKDPKFRRLKATIDMPLALKKYNTYRADCFDEETRLKRCAEDLRKKLQELNDIIINEIQNHLNAAVENTVAGIRYFRVQADGPRIKEISERNPLVPRYFTDYGAPKSLVEREATMFSEAGCYLMVHNGWVMNGDPLKNFADPDSNIYIRRELIAWGDSVKLRYGEKPEDCPFLWDHMTKYVEQTAKIFDGIRLDNCHSTPIPVAEHMLDAARRIRPDLYVVAELFTNSDQKDNIFVNRLGITSLIREAMSAWDSHEEGRLVYRYGGEPVGAFLPSRKRPLVPSIAHALFLDQTHDNPSPIEKRSVFDLLPSTGLVSMACCASGSNRGYDELVPHHIHVVDETRQYASWTDDDNLVDGIKFVNHRNGIIKAKRALNELHYTLGKEKFSQVFVDQMDSDVVAVTRHSPSTHDSVVLVAFTAFKHPDPNANDLRRYIKPLRVEGVVEEIILEASLSHSGTKNGTSPFLYPQNFVKDENIINGMSEYVISLKEHIQICDSTMLEKVDSGDPKITQLNFINFIPGSVIAIRVSLHANIKPALAKLQNTISLITSNKSSDLRVVVSRMDLVDLNKALYRCDQEERDETSNKFGVYDIPGYGPLVYAGLQGVISVLADIRPNNDLGHPLCANLRQGNWLIDYIWQRLKEDHGTKALGEWLEEVVEPFKLIPRYLVPSYFDVIVTNVYITLLEQCYALMSSFVKNGSTFIKILSLVSVQMGGIVKSAQLPDLSPNLDPPKPKVIQYNGETEQICLTLSAGLPHFVVGYMRNWGRDTFIALRGLLLLTGRHQEARFIILGFAGTLRHGLIPNLLDKGKNARYNCRDALWWWLYTIQCYIQEVPNGLKILSDKVSRLFPSDDSPSLPAGQVDQPLYDVIQEALMVHFQGLCFRERNAGKQIDEHMTDRGFNNQIGVHPETGFVFGGNDANCGTWMDKMGSSEKAGNKGKPATPRDGSAIEIIGLSKSILSFLAELYKQNLFPYGSVQRKNRDGTVVTWSYKQWADKISANFEKYFYINEVSTEGELKPELIHRRGIFKDSHGATQEWADYQLRPNFPITMIVAPELFNPHHAWTALKKVEEILLGPLGMKTLDPADWAYNGYYDNSNDSNDTKLAHGWNYHQGPEWIWPMGYFLRARLYFAPLVGGVDELRRTIESTEIIISRHFVEASTNHWRGLPELTNKDGEYCRDSCRTQAWSASSILEVLHDLNKIKQKLQSENQDSIN; via the exons gcaatagataaaaatatgacTGAACGTGGTCCATCTGCAGAGAGCCAGGACTCTCAACAAGTAAGAGTCTTGACTCTAAATAAAGGAGAACATCTTGATGGAATTTTATATAGACTTAAGAAAg gaTGGAAAGTGGAATTCAAACTTGGAGCTTCTCTTCTTGGAAAGACGCTTGATGTTTTTACTAATCATCCACTATCAAATGATCAGAAATTTGAAAGGCACACATATTACCAATTACCTTGGATAAATGATTCTGCTAATTTACTTCTAACTTTACCTGGTTCCTTTCACTATTATGTTATGGAATCAGG TACTGAATCAAGAATAAAAGCCATTGCTTCTGGATATTTGATGGTGGATCCTGAATTAAAAGTTGGAGAACGTGGAGAATTATTACCATTAGATTGTATTCAATGTCAAACTGTATTGGCAAAAAGTTTAGGACCCTTTTCCACTTgggaaaataaattactaGTAGCTCATAATTCTGGATATAATGTGATACATTTTACACCAATTCAG gAATTAGGATTGTCTAAATCATCCTACAGTTTAAGTGACCAATTAAAATTGAATCCTCTCTTCAATGATGGAGACACAGTAATTACTTTTGACGATATtgatgaatttataaataaaattcgtaatgAATGGAAa ATGTTAAGTATATGTGATGTTGTTTTAAACCATACAGCAAATGAAAGTTCCTTCTTAGTCTCTCATCCAGAATGCACATACAACTGTATCAACAGTCCTCATTTACGTCCTGCATACATTTTAGACTCTGCTTTATTTGAATTAACAATTCAGGTTGCTTCTGGAGAGTGGGAATTTAAAGGTATTCCTACAGTAGTTGAAACAGAGGATCATTTAAAT TCTATTCGTCATGCTCTGCATGCATATTTTTTACCACTTGTAAAAATCCATGAATTGTATATATTGGATATTAACGAAACAATAgcagaatttttaaatttagcACGAACTCAAATCCCTCaagatattaatgaattacCAATagaggatataaaaataataaaagatccCAAATTTCGTAGATTAAAAGCAACTATAGATATGCCACTTgctcttaaaaaatataatacatacag GGCTGATTGTTTTGATGAGGAAACTCGCCTGAAACGTTGTGCAGAAgatcttagaaaaaaattacaagaacttaatgatataattataaatgaaattcaaaatCATTTGAATGCAGCTGTTGAAAATACAGTTGCAGGCATACGATATTTTAGAGTGCAAGCAGATGGACCCAGGATTAAGGAAATTAGTGAAAGAAATCCGCTCGTACCTCG atATTTTACTGATTATGGAGCTCCTAAATCATTAGTTGAAAGAGAAGCAACAATGTTTTCAGAGGCTGGTTGTTATCTGATGGTTCATAATGGATGGGTTATGAATGGAGATCCTTTAAAGAACTTTGCTGACCCTGATTCAAATATCTATATTCGAAGAGAACTTATTGCATGGGGTGATAGTGTGAAGCTTAG ATATGGTGAAAAACCAGAGGATTGTCCTTTTTTGTGGGATCACATGACAAAATATGTAGAGCAGACTGCCAAGATTTTTGATGGTATACGTCTTGATAATTGTCATTCTACACCTATTCCTGTTGCTGAG CACATGTTAGACGCTGCTCGTCGCATTCGTCCTGATTTGTATGTAGTTGCAGAACTATTTACGAATTCTGATCAAAAAGATAACATTTTCGTTAATCGCCTTGGCATTACATCTTTGATCAGAG aggCAATGTCTGCATGGGACAGTCATGAGGAAGGACGATTGGTTTACCGATATGGAGGAGAACCCGTTGGAGCTTTCTTGCCATCACGTAAACGACCGTTAGTACCATCTATAGCTCATGCTCTTTTCTTGGATCAAACTCATGATAATCCTAGTCCAATCGAAAAACGAAGTGTTTTTGATTTACTCCCAAGTACTGGACTTGTATCAATGGCATGTTGTGCTAGTGGAAGCAATCGAGGATATGATGAATTAGTGCCACATCAT aTTCATGTTGTTGATGAAACAAGACAATATGCATCATGGACAGATGATGATAATTTGGTAGATggtataaaatttgtaaatcatCGAAACGGTATAATTAAAGCTAAAAGGGCTTTGAACGAACTACATTATACTCTTGGCAAAGAGAAATTTTCCCAA GTATTTGTCGATCAAATGGATTCTGATGTAGTTGCAGTAACAAGACATTCACCTTCTACTCATGACAGTGTTGTTTTAGTTGCCTTTACAGCATTCAAACATCCTGACCCTAATGCTAATGACTTGAGAAGATATATAAAGCCATTGAGAGTAGAAGGTGTTGTAGAAGAAATCATTTTGGAAGCTTCATTATCACACAGTGGAACAaa AAATGGTACATCTCCGTTTCTTTATCCACAAAACTTTGTTAAGGatgaaaatatcataaatggAATGTCTGAGTATGTTATCAGTTTGAAAGAACATATTCAGATTTGTGATTCTACTATGTTAGAAAAAGTTGATTCAGGAGATCCTAAAATAACACAGCTTAACTTCATCAATTTTATACCTGGTTCTGTTATTGCTATCCG gGTATCTCTTCATGCTAATATAAAGCCTGCTCTGGCCAAACTTCAAAACACTATTTCTTTAATCACATCAAACAAAAGCTCAGACTTGCGAGTTGTTGTATCTCGCATGGATCTTGTAGATTTGAATAAAGCTCTCTATAGATGTGATCAAGAAGAACGTGATGAAACTTCAAATAAATTTGGAGTATATGACATACCTGGTTATGGACCTTTAGTCTATGCAGGATTACAAG GTGTTATATCTGTATTAGCAGATATTCGACCAAATAATGATCTTGGTCATCCTTTATGTGCTAATTTAAGACAGGGGAATTGGTTAATag aTTACATTTGGCAACGACTTAAGGAGGATCATGGTACTAAAGCTCTTGGAGAATGGTTAGAGGAAGTAGTTGAaccatttaaattaattcctCGTTATTTAGTACCAAGCTATTTTGATGTGATTGTTACTAATGTCTACATAACTTTATTGGAACAATGTTATGCTTTAATGTCAag TTTTGTGAAGAATGGttctacttttattaaaatactcTCTTTAGTCTCAGTACAAATGGGAGGTATAGTAAAATCAGCCCAATTACCAGACTTATCACCAAATTTAGATCCTCCTAAGCCAAAAGTGATACAATATAATGGAGAGACAGAACAAATATGTTTAACATTATCAGCAGGTCTACCACACTTTGTAGTAGGATACATGAGAAATTGGGGTAGAGATACATTTATTGCTTTAAGAGGTTTACTCCTTTTAACAGGTAGACACCAAGAAGCTAGATTCATAATCCTTGGTTTTGCTGGTACTTTACGACATGGTTTAATACCAAATCTTttagataaaggaaaaaatgcaag GTATAATTGCCGCGATGCCTTGTGGTGGTGGTTATATACTATTCAATGTTATATTCAAGAAGTTCCAAATGGTTTAAAGATTCTATCAGATAAAGTTTCAAGACTCTTTCCCAGTGATGATTCTCCTTCGTTACCAGCAGGACAAGTT gACCAACCTTTGTATGATGTTATACAAGAAGCACTTATGGTACATTTTCAAGGACTTTGCttcagagaaagaaatgcTGGAAAACAAATTGATGAACACATGACTGATAGAGgatttaataatcaaattgGTGTGCATCCAGAAACAGGTTTTGTTTTTGGTGGTAATGATGCTAATTGTGGAACATGGATGGATAAAATGGGATCATCTGAAAAAGCTGGTAACAAAGGGAAACCTGCTACACCAAGAGATGGCTCAGCTATAGAAATAATTGGTCTTAGTAAAAGTATTTTGAGTTTTCTAGCTGAactatataaacaaaatctttTCCCTTATGGCAgtgttcaaagaaaaaatcgtgATG gaACTGTGGTAACTTGGAGTTATAAACAATGGGCAGATAAAATATCCgcaaattttgaaaaatatttttatataaacgaagtGTCCACAGAAGGTGAATTAAAACCTGAATTAATTCATCGCCGTGGCATATTCAAGGATAGTCATGGAGCCACACAGGAATGGGCAGATTATCAATTACGTCCTAATTTTCCAATTACTATGATAGtt GCCCCAGAATTATTTAATCCACATCATGCATGGACAGCATTGAAGAAagtcgaagaaattttattaggaCCATTAGGGATGAAAACATTAGATCCTGCAGACTGGGCATATAATGGTTATTACGATAATTCAAATGATTCTAATGATACTAAACTTGCACATGGATGGAATTATCATCAAGGGCCA GAATGGATTTGGCCAATGGGTTATTTTCTTAGAGCTCGTTTATATTTTGCCCCATTAGTTGGGGGTGTAGATGAACTGCGTCGCACGATTGAATCaactgaaattattatttcacgaCATTTTGTTGAAGCATCTACGAATCATTGGCGTGGTCTTCCTGAACTTACTAATAAGGATGGAGAATATTGTAGAGACAGTTGTCGAACACAAGCATGGAGTGCTTCATCTATACTAGAG gtTCTccatgatttaaataaaatcaaacaaaaattacaatCTGAAAATCAAGAttcaataaattga
- the LOC122630784 gene encoding LMBR1 domain-containing protein 2 homolog yields the protein MFLDQFLIEIAIAFYLAATLLYKYGNVYRQHIIVTISVLIAWYFSLLIVFILPLDVSSTVFRQCMEQYIHNSSNENANNTTDALFHTCKDPLPNIPEHVFPKLWRIVYWTSQCLTWLILPLMQSYINAGDFTVQGKLKSALIDNAIYYGSYLFICGILLIYIALKPGLHLDGQKLKAIASSASNTWGLFLLVLLLGYALVEVPRGLWNTSKPGYTLHYSYFKIAKLSSDKCEAEETVDDILESLQVATISIGPGHPYHFNLETILQKIPAELKDRMNRRQLPDDTPIDTPSEKSLIRLHRQTIKALQTLQRVETLWGITVDKIIHLEDVEKNQVSHERRFKPTFPVHRSFPLRIIYNPIIEWYWKCIIKSYVKRVAAICAACLSAAVVWSEVTFFNKSPVLSLFAQFVNIAKENYDYFTIEVLSTLIIAYLCYCAYSTILKIRVLNLYYLAPHHQTNEYSLIFSGMMLCRLTPPMCLNFLGLIHMDSHIIKTHILETHYTQVMGHMDVISIISDGFNIYFPMAILAFCLATYFSLGSRLLSMLGFQQFLDDDEFTTDLVEEGRELIIRERRKRQRAEDSVYRRREFQERFNVTGSSSRYRSSRQNMDTVRSLKRDESVESAGAGLLRDFDSTDYYVGTTSEINSYGANSHFERNYQTDNLYDVNSDNARSFSTNTNRVGPAPKGLFDDL from the exons atgtttcttGACCAATTTCTGATTGAGATTGCTATAGCTTTTTATCTAGCTGcaactttattatataaatatggaaATGTGTATAGACAGCATATTATTGTTACAATCTCAGTGCTTATTGCATGGTACTTTTCACTGTTGatagtatttatattaccTCTAGATGTTTCTTCA acTGTTTTTAGACAATGTATggaacaatatatacataactcaAGTAATGAAAATGCAAATAATACTACAGATGCTCTATTTCATACATGCAAAGATCCTTTACCAAATATACCAGAACATGTATTCCCAAAATTATGGAGGATTGTATATTGGACATCACAATGTTTAACATGGTTAATACTTCCTTTAATGCAATCTTATATAAATGCAGGTGATTTTACAGTACAAGGGAAGCTAAAATCTGCTCTTATTGATAATGCGATTTATTATGGAAGTTACTTATTTATCTGTGGtatcttattaatatacattgcATTAAAGCCAGGATTACATCTTGATGG ACAAAAGCTAAAAGCTATTGCTTCCTCTGCATCAAATACATGgggtttatttttattagtattactTTTGGGATATGCGCTTGTAGAAGTACCACGTGGATTATGGAATACTAGTAAACCTGGATATACTTTGCATTATAGTTATTTTAAAATAGCTAAATTGAGTTCAGACAAATGTGAGGCAGAAGAAACAGTAGATGACATACTTGAG TCCTTACAAGTTGCTACAATATCTATTGGACCAGGCCACCcgtatcattttaatttggaAACAATTCTACAAAAAATACCTGCTGAACTAAAAGATAGAATGAATAGAAGACAGTTACCAGATGATACACCAATTGATACTCCCTcagaaaaatctttaattcGATTGCACAGACAg ACTATTAAAGCTTTACAAACACTGCAACGTGTAGAGACTTTGTGGGGCATTACAGTGGATAAAATCATTCATTTGGaagatgtagaaaaaaatcaagttaGTCATGAGAGAAGATTTAAACCAACATTTCCTGTACATCGATCATTCCCTCTTCGAATAATTTACAATCCAATTATCG aATGGTATtggaaatgtattattaaaagttatgtCAAGAGGGTTGCTGCTATTTGTGCTGCTTGTTTATCTGCAGCTGTTGTATGGTCAGaagtaacattttttaataaatcaccTGTTCTATCATTGTTTGCACAATTTGTTAATATAgctaaagaaaattatgattacTTTACAATAGAG gTATTGTCTACACTCATCATTGCTTACCTTTGCTATTGTGCTTATTcaacaattttaaaaattcgtgttttaaatttatattatctggCACCACACCATCAAACGAACGAGTATAGTTTAATATTCAGTGGTATGATGTTATGTCGCTTGACACCACCTATGTGTCTTAACTTTTTGGGACTTATTCATATGGATTctcatattataaaaacgcACATTTTAGAAACACATTATACTCAG GTAATGGGTCATATGGATGTAATATCCATAATATCTGATggatttaatatctattttccaATGGCAATATTAGCATTTTGTTTGGCAACATATTTCAGTTTAGGAAGTAGATTACTTTCAATGTTAGGATTTCAACAATTTCTTGATGATGACGAATTTACCACAGATCTtgtagaagaaggaagagaactTATTATACGTG AAAGACGTAAGCGACAAAGAGCAGAAGATTCTGTATATAGAAGACGTGAATTCCAAGAACGTTTCAATGTTACTGGAAGTTCTTCTCGTTATAGATCATCTAGACAGAATATGGACACAg tacgttctttaaaaagagatgaatCTGTGGAATCAGCAGGAGCTGGTTTATTACGAGATTTCGATTCGACAGATTACTATGTTGGTACAACTTCTGAAATAAATTCGTATGGTGCAAACAGTCACTTTGAACGTAATTACCAAACTGATAATTTGTATGATGTAAATTCAGATAATGCAAGGTCATTTTCAACAAATACAAACCGCGTAGGACCTGCGCCTAAAGGATTGTTTGatgatctttaa
- the LOC122630569 gene encoding protein aurora borealis, producing the protein MSQSKLSTPNKTKIKYDGTLTNSTKIYESPIKQNENRHKQTIYQKNAGRFTHLPNHITPPSGLTKFIARNPFENDLTSRLHMSVISPSVFNKVSNLQQSPEFAWSVEELALIKPAEIEEFPLEQIYNVDPDIELKAQAAIDKFFMTNEIIPSPWESKKKEYKVDIKMDTPKRLTDKSNIIKDSFKTTKKDGTCQTILSLPPKLPQNVEEALKPYFTFNEEQSIDSDDANLSTSSLRRKLFFNYTECLEDEEQNSLLVSPIKMNNSLTFCKSPPESGMFIYGTPLKKFSRKMQRHGTPIQNSENLSPNISSILDIRNTSAENIKTRSRSAIKLDFSQSIEMSTSENIKVSENNEVPDMVLFSHNSYINKENFNQSNNDHENIRTDISVEMNSVMENSTSLIKDNKKNEMIKDIDKYHNNINEMKHLPDLSQTYKLENCTSHKTNIFLGMSERQSVSNIVQDTGYQTYSMNSTTNLMESSSVKQKFYYNEQFLISDDEIPLSDWKENFKHFVCSTPSKYNHERAG; encoded by the exons ATGAGTCAGTCAAAGTTATCAACAccaaacaaaacgaaaattaaGTATGATGGTACTTTAACAAATAGTACGAAAATATACGAATCTCCAAtcaaacaaaatgaaaatagacaTAAACAAACAATATATCAAAAGAATGCAGGTCGTTTTACACATTTACCAAATCATATCACACCACCATCAGGATTAACAAAGTTCATTGCAAGGAATccatttgaaaatgatttgacAAGTAGATTGCACATGTCTGTTATCAGTCCAAGTGTTTTTAATAAG GTTTCTAATCTCCAACAATCACCTGAATTTGCATGGAGCGTAGAAGAATTAGCTCTAATAAAACCAGcagaaatagaagaatttcCTTTAGagcaaatatataatgtagatCCAGACATTGAATTAAAAGCTCAGGCAgcaattgataaattttttatgacaAATGAGATAATACCTAGCCCATGGGaatctaagaaaaaagaatataaagtaGACATTAAAATGGATACTCCTAAACGGCTTACtgataaatcaaatataattaaagattcttttaaaacaacaaaaaaagatg gTACATGTCAAACAATTTTATCTCTTCCTCCAAAATTACCTCAAAATGTTGAAGAAGCTTTAAAACCTTATTTTACGTTTAACGAG GAACAAAGTATAGATAGTGATGATGCAAATTTAAGTACAAGTtcattaagaagaaaattattcttcaaTTACACTGAGTGTCTTGAAGATGAAGAGCAAAATTCTCTGCTAGTTTCACCAATCAAAATGAACAATTCTTTAACATTCTGTAAGAGTCCTCCAGAAAGTGGAATGTTTATATATGGCACACCATTAAAg aaattttcacgCAAAATGCAGCGTCATGGAACACCTATACAAAATTCTGAAAATCTATCACCCAATATATCTTCTATACTTGATATCAGAAACACATCagcagaaaatataaaaactcgCTCCCGTTCAGcaataaaattagattttaGTCAAAGCATAGAGATGTCTACTTCAGAGAATATTAAGGTTTctgaaaataatgaagtaccag ATATGGTCTTATTTTCACATAACTCgtatataaacaaagaaaattttaatcaatcgAATAATGATCACGAGAACATAAGAACAGACATATCTGTAGAAATGAATTCAGTAATGGAAAATTCTACATCTTTAATcaaagacaataaaaaaaatgaaatgattaaagatatagataaatatcataataatattaatgagatGAAACACTTGCCTGATTTAAGTCAGACTTATAAATTGGAGAACTGTACTTCGCACaaaactaatatatttttgggAATGTCTGAGAGACAAAGTGTTTCTAATATAGTTCAAGACACTGGATATCAAACTTATTCCATGAATAGTACAACAAATCTAATGGAAAGTAGTTCAGTTAAgcagaaattttattacaatgaaCAGTTTTTAATATCTGACGATGAAATTCCACTTTCTgattggaaagaaaattttaaacattttgtttGTTCTACACCTTCAAAATATAACCATGAAAGGGCTGGTTAA